ACTGGCCACACGGCTACGGCCCAAAGGAATCCCCCAGCGCACCATGCGCCCGCGGCAGTGTGCAGTAGTCCCTTATGCGTTTCACTCCAATTAGGGTGCTTCGGCTTCACGACTAGACCCGTGTAAAACCAGAGAGCGACAAAAATGGCGAACGATGCGTACGAGAGTAGCATGACGGGTTGTATGATTTTACGGGAGCGTAGCATAACTTCAGCTAACTTTGCCATTTtcaacacataaacacaaaccgCAATAGTACACAACTTCGTGATATAAAATGCAGCATTccgcggtggtggtggtttcgTGTTGGTTAGCCTCATCAGGTTCTATTGTTGTCGAGccgtttattttttacttttcttcctttctccttttttgttaaaaatttgaaagaagggaaagaggttGAAAGTGAAAGCCTTGCATTATCCACCTTTTCGGGGGACAGATGCCCGTGTACAAATGTATggtctctctttcctttttttttttggccgGTATGTGCAGCAAAggattacatttttttttttttaaagtacAACTCCATGAAACAATACcataaaaggaagaatagGAAAATCAAGGTTTCCTAATTTTGAAGAGGTAAAGCAGacgagggggaggaggaggggtgaGAACACAACTGCTTgggtacataaaacactaGAAACAACCAGACACATGGGTCCGCCCTGTGCATTTAACCGTACACTCGGTTCCAAAAGAGACGTCGGTTCCGTTCACGTTCAAACCTCCTTTTCTGTAATGAAGATTGACGGATCGCCCTTAAGTGCGCGTAGCTTTTGCGCAGCCGCAATCTCGATTGAATTGAGTTGCTCGGGTTTGATTACAGATCTCGCGTCGTACAGAGACGGTAGAGCCCCGGTGGAGGGTGAGGCACACCGTGAGCTGTGTAGACCGTTACTCTCGGATTGAGTGTTCGACGTTTGTTCTAGTGAAGAAGACATACATTGCTGTTTCTTCGGTAAGTCAGTGCGGAGTgcattttcctccaacttaTTTATCTTATTTTCCATCTCCGTGATGGTGCCTAAAAGTGCAACCCAGTTTTGCTCCATGGTTGTGGCGTAATGCTGCAGGTCCTTGACGGAATAAATCTCGGCTCGTCTCTCTGGTCGCCTCGTCATGAGATTTCGAAGCGCCTTCACTTCCTCCCGAATGTCATCCTCAGGCTTACGCTCGTTGACGCCGCGGTATATCAATATGGGCGGTGGTGCGAAGTCATCAACAACTTTTTGCGTGCTTCGCATATCCAGTGTGCCCTGATAAGCCGAGGCACTAATCAATAATGACGGATCATAAATGCGGTTTGCCCACTCCCCTCCCATTACCTCGTAGTGCGAGGAAACAATAATAGAGAGCGTTGCTGCCGTCTGTACTGCCATCTCTTCATTTCGTTGGGTAAAGGGACAAGGAATGACGGGGGTGCCAAGCAAATGCAACACGCCTAAAACCGAGCGCTGTACCTCGCCGTAACGCGTGAAGACGGGCACAAGGAGCTGTGCGGCGTTGGATGTTTCGATTAAATCGACAAGCGGAGAGTTTTCCGAGGCTCTAGGATCAAACGCACCCGGCCGCGGCTTCAGATTCAGCGCAATCCCGGCTTCACTCACTGCACAGGGTATGGAGGTCTCACCAACACGATAGGGAGCTGAGTTTCGAAGTCTAGACACGTCACGGCCAACTACAAAAGGAGCAACAAGCTCGGCGGATACGGCGCCAGGCGGAGGTATCCACAGTAGTGCGACGGCAGCACGTGTGCGGATTGCCACACTCTCCAAAACGCAATATATGCTCGCTGACACAAGCTCAAGAGCGGAGTTCATCTTTCGTATCTTATGGCTGGGGACAGTTCCATTAAAAGTGGCCCTCGGTGAGCACCCACCATATGAATGGCGCGGGATGGTTGGTGTTGTCATTTGCGTAGCCGGTGAGTGTATGTGATTTTCTTGTTTGATATTGGGAAATGACGTGACCAACTCCCCTTGTTCCTGCAGGTTCCGTCGCTTTGCGGCCTCTTGACCCCCCTTATCTTGCTTTAGAGCCCCAAACTCCTGGTGAATTGCGGAGCACAACTCACGTAGGGCTCCTCTAAGCTGAAGGACTTGATGAGTCCCTTCAGCCGTTTCCACCTTCATCTCGTTAACGATATTGTGTATTTCGTCGAGACGGTGTGAAATAATATCACTAAAGGAACATTGACCTAATGAGGAAGGTGGAAATGCGTGTCGACAACTATAACAAAGCTGcattccttcacttcttttctctttttttaaaaaaaacaacaacaacatacaaatgaagaaaggaaaggagaaaaatgcGCAAATGACAAGTCGAGGGCATAAAGGGATTGCAACCAACGCTGGGAATATAGATAACGGTAACCCACCGGCACCTTCGGAAACTGTTCCGCCCAATGGGAATAAACTCTCCGCTTCTCCGGTAGTCGTGCTAAGAAAATGACAATACTTTTACCAATCAATAATGAAATCGTCGGCGTACGTTTTTTCTGTTCCCTCAAGTACGTTTTCTGGGGAACCTACCAAACCCATGTCATCTTCCTTTTCACCAACCGCTCCTTCAGCAGGTAGTGGCAAACTTTCCACCATATCCGACTTCTGCGCGTGTGACTCCTCCTTGAAATCAAAACTAAACTCAACATCTGCATTCGCGGTCCCTCCGGGATCTGTTGCCCCTTCTGAAGTGGGAAGAAGTTGCAGAGTGCCTGCCTCCAGCTGACGGagtgtttcctcttcttccttgtcTAACTTACGGCTCCGCGCCTGTTgtcttttctcctcccttttcttcaggCGGGTGTTGAAGGTTGCGAGATCTATACTCGTCCGCGATGCCAAAGCGGCGCGTACATCAGCTGGTCGCCTACGAAGTTCGCGGTGGTAAAGCCGCTTAACCTCATCGCGGGATTTGTCCGTGTATAGAACTGCAATGGCATTGAAGTCGGTTCCATACTGTGAGAGGAATTTATAAAAGTCTACCAACTCTTCTTCTGTCCAACTAAATCGCGATCGCTTTCGCCAACCGAAcaatttttttgcgttttcttcctcctcactaTCTTCGTCCATCTCTTCCTTCTGCTCCCTGTCATCATGAtctccctcattttttttcacggCAACTGCTCGATGTTGCGCTCTTGCCGTCATCACGAGCTTTTGATTAGCCTGTATCGCTTGCCGTATGGGTCGCTGCTGATTTGGTGGTAACGTCGTTGGTGGAAGCTGCTCCACGGGAGTGCTTGACAGCGCTTGCAGGGGAATATCATTGTTTAGGCACGGAACTGCGCCGTGCTCGTCATTCTCATCAGTAGGATTTGGCGGAAAATCGAAGTCACTGTAATCCATCAGCGTTTTGCATAATGCGTAAGAGGTGGGCTCTAACAGGTACGCGTGGGGTGTGTTCCGGGATAACAACACTTCTACTGTGGAACGCAATCAATAGACAACAATTTCTTAACGGACTTAAAGTGGATTTTTTTCCAATGAAGAATAagcaaagaagggaagaaatatTGTACCCCGAGGGAAAGGTGGAATGACATAGACAGTTGTggaatatatgtatatattcatGTCACCCCTGCGGAGTTATTGGACACGAGTGACCGACTCCCTGGGACTCAGCTGGTGATAAAACATTTCGACAACTGCGCAAAACTGAAAACTTGTACTTAACTCAAATCGTGGAAATCTGCAGACCCCCCTTAATCATGTTTGCCAATATGGGTAGTCGTTTGTGTAAGCAACAGGTaagaaaaatcaaaagaaggagggaggagggagggggtcactttggaaggaaagaagaacaaCACTAAGTGAAAGAatgagcgaaaaaaaaaaaagaacaaaaaacgaCGACAGCGCAGTTCCAACAAACTAAATACCTCCCCTTTGGTGCTTCGCTGATGTCAGTGGGACAAATCGTACTCCACCGTGGTTAGTGGAGGAGATGTGACCGTCCATATCCTTCGTGTAAACGCGCAAAGTTTGTGCCTCGCCCTCTCTTCCAACAGGGATAACGAGGCATCCGCCTGGCTTTAATGCATCAATATAAACCTGCGGCActgttgctgcagcagctCCAACATGAATAACATCAAAGTCAGGCACTTTCTGCCCGAGAAGTCCGGTTATATTCCTACCATCTCCTTCAATGAACTTAATTCGCCCTTCCTCCACCCACGACCGAAAATGCTTATTCACCACTTCTGTTGATCGAACCACCAGTTCCGAGATGTGTTCTACTCCGATTACAGTTCCTCCCCTGCCACTGCAAAGTTCCGCAAGGACGGCTGTGAGGTATCCGCTTCCGCTACCAACGTCCAACACCGTGGCTGGCTTTACGCCCTCTGGGGTTCGGAGGAGAAATGGAGCGATGATCTCCACCATAATGGCGTGCATGTGGGGTGCACTGATGGTTGCGCCGTATCCAATGGGAACGGGCTGGTCGCTGTATGCCACTTCGGGTGGCGAATGCGGCAAAAACCAGCCGCGATCAACACGACGAAAGGCCTCGATAACGGCAGGCGTGACTAACAGCGAAGCCGCTTCTAAACGTTGAATCATACCGGCATTGGTTACACCGGAACATGTCCATGCCATAGGATCCCCGAAAGCAAACCTTTgtgatgagaaaaaaaaagtgaaaaaaaaagggcaggGGCAAACAGTAAATGTTCAGAAAAGTTGCGAGGAAGAGCGCTGGCAGAATAGAAACACGAGCCGCTGAGAGGCAGATAGACAGAAATAGATTATGAACACGGGGGAATAGCTCCATTTCCATTACTACCAATTTCTCTCGTCCAGTAAGCCGAAGCCAGAGATGCGTTACCCTGAGGGGCCTAAGACGTACCATTGCGTTGAAGAACTGGATCAAGTAACTGCCGTATTCCTCcgttcctcctttcctttccccaaTGCCAGTACACACCACATTTGCAATAATATATGTGCGTGTTGGTGTTAGGGAACCGAGCGTCCATTCACCGGTTATGTGCAGGCAGGCACACGGAGGCTagagcttttttttttttttgggacACCACTCCtgcccttcttcttttcattttctttcctctccacTGGGTACATGTGCAGCTTAGTAGTGAAGTACGTGTGTACGCAActactttttccttttttttttttcaatacaAGTTCTACTTTCATTGCTGCCGCTTGTGCGACGCTTGAAGAGAGGCAGACGTCACCTTCCTATTGATacgtacttttttttttaaaaaaaaacttgaagtaatatatgtatatatttatattgtACCGTTCACCTTACGCTTTGATGAATTCCCTGCTTTCTTCTACTTGAAAtcaaacacacaacaaagaaagagttttcgtttcatttttcctgttacttctcacttttttttttttttggaacctccctcctttttttccccttctcctctcctttcttctctttcatttcatttctttccgtCTCTCTTTCACACTTTTTAAGTTTATCCTCTATCCAACCGACTCGGGCTCGTACTTATGAAGAAACTTTTTCCACTCCCCCCTTTAAATTATGTCAAGGGCTCGCGCTATTGTCTTTCCTAACGCCTCATCCGCTTCTCggctatttttcttttgatttttttaaaaaattatcttatcttatatatatatatatatatatatatattgccttttttctcactgttGTAACTGATGCTATGCGAGAACAATATTCACCCAACGCGCACGCGTAGGGATGCAGAGAGAAAATTGCACGATTGGTCATCtccccccttctttcccctgaggagagaaaagggcGACAGCGGTAGCAATAATGGCAATAAAgagtaacaacaacatgaacagcagcagcagcagcagacagAGAAGATATGTAACCCTTCACCTGCatgtgttttccttctttctttcacacaTGCAGGTTCAGTTGCTCTCCATTTtatcccttcccttttctaccCATTCCTGTCACTGTACTGTACACCCAAATCCAATCCCGGGAAACAATAAATGTACACGGCgcacctttcttctttccaccTGCAAGTTCCCTCCTCTCTTTAATATTCTCTTTGCATCGGAGCATCGTGCCTCCTGAAGGGAAACTGCaggagcaaaaaagaaaaagaggggctTTAAGACAAAGCACATCAGCTAAACAAACCGACTAGAGACGTACCGGTGACcaaattgtttttttttggtttttttcccttcaagaaaagaaattgtACTAGCAAATTATATGTCAAACTGGTGGAAagatatttctctttttgtttttcttttgtttatgttCAGTGTTGCACAAATTGGCTACCGCGATCTGTTGGTTGCTGTAACCAAATCCGCATAAAGATCAACTTCCCTGGACACTCGCATAGGGGCTCGAACTGATGTTTCTGTCCTCTGCTCTTTTGCCCGTGGCTCACCATTACCCGCTGCACTTTCGGGTTTCGGCTCGGCTACGGCTACGGCTACGGCCGCTGCCGCCGGCCCGCTCGATGCCGCAATGACTTCGTGCCGTGCTGTCGCTGCATCATTCGCCGCATCCGTTTCCTCACGCTGCCTTCGTAATTCCTCCCTTTTGCGTGACATGCGTTCCCTGAGTGCACTGAGAGACAACAGCGGTGCCGCCTTatcttctctcttctcttctttttctatttgcTTCGTCTGTTCCTTCTTTATCGCCTCCATAGCGGCGCGAATGGGGGCAATCACAGTTTCTTCCGCCCCGCACTCATTGAGAAATTCGACGAGCTGTCTGAGCGTCTTTCTCATGACCTCCTCAGCAGCTACCGGAGGCGGCAGTACATCTGCTGAGGTTTTTGCAAGCTTTTTGAAGTCCTCTCGGTCAATCACGCCTAACTGGACGTAGTCTTCCAGCACTTCTTTAATGCGATCAAGCACCTCACGCTTGTTTGCATACGTGCTGGCGGAGGCTTCTGACACGGTCATAATaactttctcctcttttcccccctagCGGTCTAAATTGCCACTAAACGGCTTTCTTGACAatacaaagaagaagaaaatgaacggaaaaaaaaataggggaaaagaataccagtaaataaacaaaggaaaatattacagaacaaaaaataaagggtTCACGTGCTCCCATGTGGAAAGGAGTGCGGGTAGCTGACGTGACGTACCATTCAAGCGCATCAAAAAAATTACCATGGGCAAAGTGCACCTAACTATACGTGTACGTGTGTTGATGTTGGTACCAGTGAGAACAATGCGAAAGCATTTTTTTCGCCCCGAACAAACGCAGAGAAATAAAGTCTGGCACAtgtcaccttctttttcttttactttcttgTGACTTACCCCACTGTGAACTCATGTATATGCTTGAAGATGGGCTTACAAATGCATATAAGACCGCATTTGTGCAACATGCAGCCCTCAAACTAGCTTCCACTTCCCTTCTACTCCCCGCTCGTTATACAGTAACCGGGTTCCGCAACTCCTGCCTACAATTCACTACGCTCTTAAACAATGCCACTACTGCTTTACTTCCATCGCCCTTTACACTCCTTTCGCCCATTTCCTGCGTTAGCCCGCTTCCAATACCAAAAGAGCCATTTCGCCTCCCGCTTCTCACCACCTTCCCCGCTACGCAAACAAACTAATCATCTGCGCCATCGGCCCCTTAGAGGTTACACCTGGTGAACTCTACGCAAATCTATCGGCAACCTGCCATGCCTTTATGCGATACTCTGCCACTGGGTTGTTCACAAACTGTTTCTCATAGAGCGCCTCGCGAACGCGCTGCCTATCACGTTGGTCACGTATTTCATCATAGGAATACAATTGATTTCGCTGGAAGTCTCGCTGGTAGTATCGCTCCCGTGCGATAAACTTAGTGAAGTTGTTCCATGCAAATACTACAACGTAGCACTTCCAAAACGACCACCGAATTGAGGCTGCTGTGCGGTTAAGAAATCGAGTGTAGAAGAAATTAATAAAGCCTGCGCCAGCGAGACTCGTGACGACTACAGGAGTGCAGCGAATGTTTTGTCCCCAGAAAGTGCGCAAATTCCAATGCGATTCACCTTCCGGCACTTTATAGACCCGCTCCGCTAGTGCTTCGTCAGGCATCGCTTGGGTATCGAGGAAGAAATCGAAGTGACGGAAGTTGGGCTCAAAATTATTGTCGGCACGTGTGGTTGGGATAGAGCCATGCCAGTTAAATGACGTTGGGCCGAGGCCTTGCAGTATGGAAAACTGTCCTTGCGCAATGCCAGGCATACCGCACTTCTATTTACAACTCCTCAACCCTACTATTAATTGTATTCCTCACTAAACCCTTCCCTTTCAATTACTAGTGCTCTACACGTCCTTGGCGTGCACCACCGCGCTCTTTTACACGTGCTACACACGAAACGTGTTAACATGCGTAATGAAAACATGTGATGGTAGAAGATAGTGTGGATACacgaagtcaaaaaaaaaaaagggtcaATAGCAAAAACACAGTGGAAAACTACTCTCATGTTGCCCACGTCCCTAATGACAGCCACGGTATGTGTCGTCTGAGAGCAATGGAGGCCTGTTTaacatttatatatgcaaGAATTTTGTACATTCTAAACATCCGTAACGTCACCCCGCTTACCCACCTTGAACACACAgagtgtgtgcgtgtgtgggaaCAGCGAAATTATTGCTGGTGTGATGACAGACTTCAAATCTGCGGTTTAACTTCCTCCCCTCTCCAcggacaaacacaaaaatacacAACCACATTTCACTAGGCATGGCACTGTCCAGTTAACCTCAGGTATGGGCACGGGTTTCCAACAACAGCTTTGGTGGCATGTTCAACTGGAAGTTGGCGCCTCGCTGGACGTACTGACCAAGAAGATCACACAGCTCTGCGTTGTGCGCGCGAAGGCTATCCGTTTGTTCAATCAAGGCTTTGCGCTGCTTTAACTGTTTAAGGTAACGGTCAAGTCCCTTCTCAAGAAATCCCCAAACGCGTCGGTGATCCACTGGCACGGAGTCGCCCATACGTGTCCAATACTCCTTCTCCGCTATGCGCTGCCGTTCCCCTTGCTTTGCCTTCTCTGTCTGCGTGTTTTTCTTGTCAGATTGTTTCTGGCTCTCTAATTTTTGTGCTTGTTTCTGCGTTCGGGAATTGAGGAACGCCTGGAGCGCACTAACAGCGTCCTGTGGACTGATGAGGGTTGCTTCTCCGTCCTCATCGTCGACAATGAAGAACTGTAACATatcttccatttcctcaGTCGTGCGTATTTGCAGTGTGGAGAGAATGGCCTCAATGTTAGCCCGCTCTTCAGTTATCCCATTAACCATTTCAATCGCCTCTAATACATTGTTGTCCGCAATAAACGGTGCCTGTTGTTTCAGGATCCCGAGCAGCATAACGGCTTCCTCGGACAGTTCAATTTCTTCGTCACTACTAACGGCGtcttcttcctccacaaCATTCGTCAACTGATCTTCGTGCCAGTAGTTCAACTCCGGGGGTTTCCACGGCATGCCGAGAATATCTTCAAATATAACACGATCTGCCTGAAGGCATTTCTGCACCAACTGAGTGTTTTTCTCCTCATGCATTCGCCACAACCGACGGTACTTCTCCCTATCCGCTTTTTCAAATAACTGAAATTTTCTCTGTAGGTCACGGTACTGTCCTGCAACACGATGCAGCTGGGCAGTGAGGTCCTTGTTAGCGCGTTGATATCGCTTCTCAGACTCTGCGTAGCGGGAAACGAGGGAGCTCAACGTGTCCTGCAACCGCGCCAACTTTCTCTTGTTCAGAGCCtgcgtgtttttgttttcctttatgCGCTCGCGAAGCACCTGTAGGTTATAGCTCAACCGCTCCCCATTGAGGAGAAACTCCGCCTTACACCGCTCAAGTTCCTCCATTAGGGAATGAATCTCCTTCAAATGCTCCCGCTTAATCTCGTTGTACTCCTCTCGACTGTCGCAGTGCTTGTCATCCATCTTCTTCTGCGCCTCTAAAATCTTTGCTTCCCTCTTCTTACGGTACTCCGTCTCGCGTGTGCGGCGTACCTTCATGAGTTGCTGAATCTCCTCATTATATTTTGCGATACGCCCCTGCCGTTCCTGCTCGTACGTGCTCTCCACTTCCCGAAGCTTGCGCGTGTAGCTGTCTAGATACTTTTCCGTCTGGTTGCGCATCTCCTCGATAAGACTTCTTACATCCTCTGCGTTCCGTCGCAACGCCACTACGAACTCTTCCTCCCGTTCTTCTAACTGTAACCGGAGGGCCTCGATGAGACGGTCCTTTACTGCAATCACCTCTTCGCAGCTCTTCTGTTGGTCGTCGAGGGCGCGCTGCATGTCGTGGGGGACGTCCAGTTTATAAATAGACTCGAACCTTAATTGAATTGCACCGCACCGGGCTTCGTTTTCCTCCGCATCTTCCTCCCGCTTCTTCCGGCGCTCTATCAGTGCAACTTCTTCACGGCTCCGACGATCACTTTCATTTGCACATGCAGCGACATCCCAGTTGGTTAACGCGCTGTGCGCTTTATTATAAACCTCCGCCATCTCTTCACGTACCTCTTGAATGCGTTGCCCTCCCAAATCTTTTGGTGCATCATCCTCTTCCACTGTTATAGTGTTTTGTATCTCGTCGCCATCTCCGTTCATGCAGCGCATCATCTTTAAGACGCGCTGTCGGCGTGCGGCAATGCGCTGCTCCTGCGACTCATCGGCTTTGTCGCTTCCCGTCTCCATCTTCTGTCCCTCTGCCCGTGTGAGGAAAAGATGTACGACGGTAAATATAAAACctagccaaaaaaaaaaggaagaacgaaagcaggggggagggaaggagcAAAAGAGTTAAGcgaattaattaattaagtAATGCTGGAGGAGTGCGAACAAATGTAGGTAACGTGACGCCACGCAACGGCAGCTTCAAAAGCGTAACAAATGCTCATGATAGCAAGAGTCATATCAGACataccaccaccaacaggctcaaaaacagagaaacaaaacaaaaacagaaaaaaaagagtaaaagaaaTGGACATAGCGGAACCACGGAAGATTCATTTGGGAGATAggaaaaatgaacaaaaaaaatgaaagaactATCCAAATTCGTGAACATCCTCGGGAAGTTCATCAGATAGTCGGAGacctctttcccctctttttcattccctcttttcccgttTTCTCCCCCATCTCTTGGATCTCTAGAGTGCGTTCCCTGAGTTCGCTACACTCAGCTTCCTCCCACACTCATCCCCTCTCTATGTAACACGGTATggtcaaaaaaatatatatatatatattaacagCACGCACTCCCACAACTTAACTTAACTTTCCTCCCGCCACCAAACCACAGCGCCCCCaccctttcattttcttttttccccttattctccacttttcttttctttcctccttctttcttctgtttcttcatttaACAAAACTTCATTCGCTCACCCGctcatcttttctttcattttttctttccttcctttttcctctgaCGACGAGACCAAATTCAAATTTTAGCATATGGAATAAAAGGCAACAGTAAGCTggatgatgaaaaaaaaaagcaaaacaaggcAACGTGGAGGCGGATTCTTGTTCAGTTCTTCAGGCGATGAAGCGACAgacacaattaaaaaaacacaacaacaacaacaacaataaccaaaagaacaaaagaacaaaaaaaaaaagacttatttcctccttgcCTATTTATTGgactccttctttttgtgtgttcttACACACGCAACATCTCACCCACGTACGCATGTGTATAATAAGAATATGGTTGGAGCTGTGTAGGTAATGTTGGCGGCTTCAAATTACCTTTTGCTCTCAGCCATTAAAAAATTGGTTTTGAAATTTTGACACCAcatgaacaaacaaacaaacaaacagacaacaaacaaacaaataaataaagggaagacaaaaacagaagTGGTACTCTATTACACACGGccgaagagagaaaaaaaggtagagGATACTACCTCACGACgtacgaacaaacaaaaacacacatttACACCCGCACTTGCGCAACAGTTTATATGTGGTTTTGCATGTGCACAATTTGCATGCATTCTTCTCTCATGCATTCCTTTCGTACGATTGCTTCCCACACAACACTGCAGCAGTCCATGCCGTAGCTCTAAACTCCGAATCGCAACCTCTTCCCTGTacatttcccttccattcCTTCTGAGCTCtttgtctctctttttttttccccctcccctttccttcgctTGCCTTCATAcgcattttcctccttcattcATTTACGCACGTCACCGGttcctgtttcttttgcGTTCACGCTTCCgttcctgcttttttttcttttttgcactCCACAGACGGTAAGTTGGAGGGTGAAGGAAAATGTACGACTGCTAAGGACACATAATGAAGGAATGAGCTGTGCGATGcgggatgaaaaggaaagacgaGATGGAGTATTTCTATATGTTTCATTTTGTATGTGATGTCTGTTTGTAACACAagcgtttgttttttttttccatttttccaTTCTTCCCTTATTTTCATGCGCTCACCTCTCGCGTTATTGTTGTCgctcctctctctctctctcttcattTAACTACAGCACGTTCGCAAAGCACTAAATAACAACTAGCGCGGTCGCTGCAGAAATATCGTCACTGGTGGCAAGGACTGAAGTGAGTACAAGaaagaatacaaaaacaaaaaaaacactgtgcaagcgaaagagaaaaaagactTCTCAAGCGCTTGTCTTCCAGTCAAAGGGAAAATGCGGCCTAACACCTCGCGGAGATGTCCACGACGGTGCCTCAATTCAATGTCTCGAAGTAGTTAATCAAGATGAAGCGGTAGCGGACCTATCAGTGTGAAAAATTGCCGTTTTCAGCTTCCATTCATCCTTCCTCATAGTTTTCTTCAGcacttcttccccctttttatctTCTTCTCGACATGTATACGCATACGCAGCGCTATGATAAGTGAATTGATGGCTTTATTTCTTCGCGggggattttttttacttgtctTACCTGTGACTTGCCCCATCGCGCGTCTGCTTCCCATCCATTGAAGGAGACCTTATCCCCCTCTGGAACAAAATATTGTAGGAAATAAACCGTGTCGGTGGACCAACCAGTGCAGTCTCTCTTCTCCATAGCCTATCATGAgctcttttcttcactttccacCTCAAATTTCTGTTTTGGCTCACTTATATTTTTTGTACGTGTgcgtacgtatatatatgtatatatatatatatatatatatttgtgtgtatggaaatatatgaatatatttatatgcatTATGAGCTTCTCTCCTTGAAGCTGCCGGCAGTTTCCCATTCAACTGGCAGTTACTGCCGGTGCTGGATGGACCAAATATCCGAACAaactcccctttccttttctataTGGCCACATTCAGGTACCCATTGGGCATAGTAAAAAGATCAGTGACTGGAGGCGACACGCTGCTCACCACTGAGCCGCCATCACTGCTTCGAAGCGCAATATCAGGTGACGGCGAGAGACCGTCGACATCATTGCCATCTGTATCTTCTCCAGGCGTGCAATCCGCGAAGAGACTTTTGCAGCCAACACTGGT
This region of Trypanosoma brucei gambiense DAL972 chromosome 10, complete sequence genomic DNA includes:
- a CDS encoding protein-L-isoaspartate, putative, with the protein product MAWTCSGVTNAGMIQRLEAASLLVTPAVIEAFRRVDRGWFLPHSPPEVAYSDQPVPIGYGATISAPHMHAIMVEIIAPFLLRTPEGVKPATVLDVGSGSGYLTAVLAELCSGRGGTVIGVEHISELVVRSTEVVNKHFRSWVEEGRIKFIEGDGRNITGLLGQKVPDFDVIHVGAAAATVPQVYIDALKPGGCLVIPVGREGEAQTLRVYTKDMDGHISSTNHGGVRFVPLTSAKHQRGGI